One genomic segment of Pedobacter endophyticus includes these proteins:
- a CDS encoding FAD-dependent oxidoreductase, translated as MGYFIHKSAYNFTALKKDIINMKKRIIISGGGIAGITAAKLLADQGHQITVIDKASQFNNAGFLVSLKSFGVKIMDEIGLTGNLVKESTPSEFMHWLDSSGNMIRNISYEKVNQNTNQSILITRGGLHQVIYNNVKSAINIIFGTTITELQQRGHKVIVTLSNGKVIDADLVVVSEGLRSSTRTKYFGESQLEDFNLLYMGGRLKEKHPYTVGTVKTYLDINKMLSIYPVSNEEVAIQCYIYNVDELANIHSNAKQLLKKTFENYNSEVQHLIDGFLKEGLMFVDKMGMVHAPNLVKGHVVLLGDAGYCPTALSGMGASLSIYGAKALSHFLARSPDDLAVSLENYNALMQPIIKKFQANARNNAQSFIPRNEADLIRFTRLFSAASDAEVSKMMTEQLVLTEDQIKFTLNLNNNEI; from the coding sequence ATGGGTTATTTTATACACAAAAGTGCGTATAATTTTACAGCATTAAAAAAAGACATCATTAATATGAAAAAGCGAATTATTATTTCAGGTGGCGGTATTGCCGGCATAACCGCTGCAAAACTTTTAGCGGATCAAGGTCACCAGATAACAGTGATAGACAAAGCAAGTCAATTTAATAATGCAGGCTTTTTGGTCTCGCTTAAAAGTTTTGGCGTAAAAATAATGGATGAGATTGGCCTTACTGGTAATCTTGTTAAAGAGTCTACACCTTCTGAATTTATGCATTGGCTTGATTCCAGTGGCAATATGATTCGAAATATAAGTTACGAGAAGGTAAATCAGAACACCAATCAGTCTATCCTGATCACGCGGGGCGGTCTTCATCAAGTGATATACAATAATGTCAAGAGCGCTATAAACATTATATTCGGTACGACAATTACCGAACTGCAACAAAGGGGACACAAAGTTATCGTCACACTTTCTAATGGAAAGGTAATAGACGCTGATCTTGTGGTAGTATCTGAAGGACTGCGCTCTTCTACGAGAACAAAATATTTTGGCGAAAGTCAACTGGAAGATTTCAATCTGCTGTATATGGGTGGCAGACTAAAAGAAAAGCATCCATATACTGTGGGAACGGTCAAAACATACCTGGATATTAACAAGATGCTTTCCATTTATCCGGTTAGTAATGAAGAGGTAGCAATTCAATGCTATATCTATAATGTTGATGAATTAGCTAACATACATTCCAATGCGAAACAACTTTTAAAGAAAACGTTTGAAAATTACAACTCAGAAGTACAGCATTTAATTGACGGTTTCTTAAAGGAAGGTCTTATGTTCGTTGATAAAATGGGGATGGTACATGCCCCAAACCTGGTGAAGGGACATGTGGTTTTATTGGGAGACGCAGGCTATTGTCCCACCGCTTTGTCAGGCATGGGAGCCTCACTGTCCATATATGGAGCAAAAGCGTTGTCACATTTTCTTGCTAGGTCGCCAGATGATCTTGCGGTTTCACTTGAAAACTACAATGCATTGATGCAACCGATCATAAAAAAGTTCCAAGCCAATGCAAGAAATAATGCGCAATCTTTTATACCTAGAAATGAAGCTGACTTAATTCGGTTCACCAGATTATTTAGTGCCGCCTCTGATGCCGAGGTGAGCAAGATGATGACTGAGCAGCTTGTCCTCACGGAAGATCAGATTAAATTTACCCTTAATTTAAATAACAATGAAATTTAG
- a CDS encoding helix-turn-helix domain-containing protein has protein sequence MTQEINKRTMVQLAAKMGTPITEKQGEIALLKFHNIKVVDLLPEMMVMIRSLLSEKEFSYRRKPITIIKSGLLISFQNVFNGRNEDRGVMCPATNWDRERAHVRIIPLHLDSEVKFSKQVHIEQITILVETAYLKQFLGTEQTKFSYLFNLEKTFWIDEFMSPEIAALVDEVVNSSAAVSLPDFYYRLKSLELLYFLFRNLSQRESISHLHMTTRDIEAIYRVRNAIAASLDKALPAKELAKLSGMNELKLRKLFTQVFGKGLYPYFQHLRMQEAARLLKEERLSVSETGYYVGFTNLSHFGRLFEEHMGAKPKKWISKT, from the coding sequence ATGACGCAGGAAATTAATAAACGGACGATGGTTCAATTGGCTGCGAAAATGGGAACACCCATTACGGAGAAACAAGGTGAGATAGCTTTACTTAAATTTCATAACATTAAAGTAGTCGACTTACTGCCGGAAATGATGGTTATGATCCGTTCACTGTTATCTGAAAAAGAATTTTCTTACCGTCGAAAACCCATTACTATAATAAAAAGCGGGTTGCTCATTTCTTTTCAGAACGTCTTTAACGGCAGAAACGAGGATCGTGGAGTGATGTGCCCGGCCACCAACTGGGATCGGGAACGCGCCCACGTTCGTATAATTCCCTTACACCTGGATAGCGAGGTTAAGTTTTCGAAGCAAGTGCATATCGAGCAGATTACAATTCTCGTAGAGACAGCTTACCTAAAGCAGTTCCTTGGAACGGAACAAACAAAATTCAGCTATCTTTTTAATTTAGAAAAGACATTCTGGATCGACGAGTTTATGTCTCCGGAAATTGCGGCACTGGTAGACGAAGTTGTGAATTCTTCCGCTGCGGTTTCTTTACCGGACTTTTATTATCGCCTGAAGTCATTAGAGTTGCTTTATTTTTTGTTTAGAAACCTTTCGCAAAGAGAGTCTATTTCCCATCTACATATGACTACCAGGGATATTGAGGCCATTTACCGAGTAAGAAACGCAATTGCAGCATCTTTAGACAAAGCATTACCAGCAAAAGAGCTAGCCAAACTATCAGGAATGAACGAATTAAAATTGAGAAAGCTTTTCACACAGGTATTTGGTAAAGGCCTATATCCTTACTTTCAACATCTTCGAATGCAGGAAGCAGCAAGACTATTAAAAGAAGAGCGACTTTCTGTTTCCGAGACGGGTTATTATGTTGGGTTCACTAACCTTAGCCATTTTGGAAGGTTATTTGAAGAGCACATGGGTGCCAAACCTAAAAAATGGATTAGCAAAACTTAG
- a CDS encoding DUF3891 family protein yields MKRCYPGGRSDRFWNFVMLFSLLICQSQIPPAGRRVEISSGPDGTSYFLHQKEAAIIVELWPFEAERFSVSYEIRTIKQLGFGSDEEFRSQLKASAVENNNQVISRA; encoded by the coding sequence TTGAAACGTTGTTATCCCGGAGGCCGCTCAGATCGCTTCTGGAATTTTGTGATGCTTTTTTCACTGCTGATCTGTCAGTCGCAGATCCCGCCGGCGGGCCGGCGGGTGGAGATCAGCTCCGGACCGGACGGAACTTCCTATTTCCTCCACCAAAAAGAAGCAGCGATCATTGTGGAGCTCTGGCCTTTTGAAGCAGAGCGTTTTTCAGTCAGTTATGAAATCAGAACGATAAAACAGCTCGGGTTTGGAAGTGACGAAGAATTCAGGTCACAACTGAAAGCTTCAGCTGTTGAAAACAATAATCAGGTAATTTCGCGTGCATAG
- a CDS encoding DUF2254 domain-containing protein, giving the protein MKVKLLIQNTLKSMDIVYSKTISSIAFIPAVVALLFLFLSVFMVEFDYSESGKAIKSNSHWLTLKDASTARSIISTITGGIISLTVFSFSMVMILLNQAASQMSNRILEKLIGNRFQQIVLGFYIGTIVYALFLLSTIRDVDSGVYVPAISTYLLISFTVIDIFLFIYFLHYVTQSVKYETIIHKIFNDTQKSLEKKCVISDVREPPSHQLSGTVVHASNSGIYQGCMEKPLLALCSRENLVVHIEWPIGTMIIKNTPILSVWNKDGISEELRKEITGMINIHGGQNIDTNYYYGFRQLMEVAVKALSPGINDPGTAILSLQALGHLLKFRSEYYPKHAIVDRDNVSRIFVKERTFEEIFAECIYPIWDYGKHDRLLTMELHHILLLLWTQTARPVFDKMLDEIRRSKMYQDIELGFKGT; this is encoded by the coding sequence ATGAAAGTAAAACTCCTGATCCAGAATACGCTTAAGTCAATGGATATCGTATATTCCAAAACAATCAGCAGTATTGCCTTTATCCCGGCAGTTGTTGCCTTGCTGTTCTTATTTTTATCGGTATTCATGGTCGAGTTTGATTATTCCGAATCCGGAAAGGCCATTAAGTCAAATTCCCATTGGCTTACCCTTAAAGATGCAAGTACTGCCAGGAGCATTATCTCGACAATTACCGGCGGGATCATTTCGTTGACCGTATTCAGCTTTAGTATGGTGATGATACTGTTAAATCAGGCCGCCTCACAAATGAGTAACAGGATACTCGAAAAGCTTATTGGTAACCGCTTTCAGCAGATTGTTCTGGGCTTTTACATCGGTACTATTGTTTATGCGTTATTCCTCCTCAGTACCATCCGCGATGTTGACTCTGGTGTATATGTGCCTGCCATCAGTACCTATCTGTTAATCTCTTTTACAGTAATCGATATTTTCCTTTTCATATATTTTCTTCACTATGTTACCCAGTCGGTAAAATATGAAACCATAATCCATAAAATTTTCAACGATACACAGAAAAGTCTTGAGAAGAAATGCGTCATTTCGGATGTTCGCGAACCACCCTCTCATCAATTATCAGGTACGGTTGTACATGCCAGCAATTCTGGAATCTATCAGGGCTGCATGGAAAAGCCCCTGCTCGCATTATGCTCACGAGAAAACCTTGTCGTTCATATTGAATGGCCAATTGGTACAATGATCATAAAAAATACACCCATTTTATCAGTGTGGAACAAGGATGGGATTTCTGAAGAACTTCGTAAGGAAATCACCGGCATGATTAATATACATGGCGGACAAAATATTGATACCAATTATTATTATGGTTTCAGGCAGTTGATGGAAGTGGCCGTGAAAGCACTCAGTCCAGGTATTAATGATCCTGGAACAGCGATTTTAAGTCTACAGGCACTTGGTCATCTACTAAAATTTCGAAGTGAATACTACCCGAAACATGCAATCGTTGATCGAGACAACGTGTCCAGGATCTTCGTCAAGGAAAGAACTTTTGAAGAGATTTTTGCCGAATGCATTTATCCTATATGGGACTATGGAAAGCATGATCGGCTGCTAACCATGGAACTGCATCATATTCTTTTACTACTTTGGACGCAGACAGCCAGGCCGGTTTTTGATAAAATGCTTGACGAAATAAGGCGATCAAAGATGTATCAGGATATAGAACTAGGCTTTAAGGGAACCTGA